ATGAAGCTTTTGGGAATTCAACAGTTATTGATATCAAATGCAGCTGGTGGACTAAATCCAGATTATAAAGAGAGTGACTTGATGTTGATTGAAGACCATATCAGTCTTTTACTTCCTACCAATCCGCTGATAGGCGAGAATATAATGGGTGAAAGGTTCCCTGACATGAGTGAACCGTACGACCTTGAAATGCTAAACATTGCCGAGGATATAGTTAAGGAACATGGAATTGCCAATGTTAGAAAAGGTGTTTATATTTCACTTACGGGTCCACAACTAGAAACGAAAGCGGAATACCGAATGATTAGAAACATGGGTGCCGATGCCGTTGGAATGAGTACCGTTCCTGAAACTATTGTGGCTGTCCAAATGGGAATCCCAGCTTTTGCGGTCTCCATCATAACTGATATCTGTATTCCTGAGACTTTACAAAAAGCTGAGATTGAAAAGATCATTGCCGCAGCTGGAAAGGCTGAGCCTACAATGACATTACTATTTGAAAAGCTTATCGAAAAGCTTTAATCATAAACATTACACAGAATTTATAAAATGCAAGACTTAGTATTACCAACAAGACGTGCCCGAAAATTTATAGGCGAAGAGTTTAAACTCGATAGCTGGGAAGATGTAAGACCTTTGATTGAAAACCTTGTGGAAAGGTCGATTGAATCAGACAATGAACTTCGTCAATGGTTTTATGACCGCAGTGAATTAGAGTCATTTCTTTCCGAAAACTTTGCTTGGAGGTACATCAAAATGACTGGCGATACCACTAGTGAAGAAAGACAAAAGAGCTATCAGTTTTTTGTGAGTGAAATTCAACCACACTTAGCAGCATACGACGATAAGCTGAACAAGAAAGCTTTGGAAAACCCTTATTTAGACAAACTGACTGATAAAGGCTTCGATATTACGCTCCGAGGAATGAAAAAATCAGTTGAGATTTTCCGAGAAGCAAATATTCCACTTTCCACTCAAATACAAACAAAGCAAACAGAATATCAAGCAGCTACTGCGGCTATGACTGTCACGATTGACAATGAAGAAATGACACTTCAAAAAGCGGGTGCGTTGCTTCAAAGTATCGACAGAGAAAAACGCCAAGAGGCTTGGGAAAAGATTTCAGAACGTCGTCAACAGGATGTAGAAAAACTAGATATATTGTTCAATGAATTACGTGACCTTAGGCATAAAGTCGCCCAAAACGCAGATTTCGAAAACTTCAGAGATTACATGTTTGCAGCCATGGGTCGTTTCGATTATACACCGCAAGACTGCTTCGATTTTCATAATTCTGTAGCAGAATCTGTTGTTCCACTATTGAACAAAGCTGTAGCAGAAAGAAAAGAAGCGATGAACCTAACGTCCATTAGACCTTGGGACTTGAAAGTTGATACCCAAGGACGTCCTCCACTCAAGCCTTTTAAAGACGGAGAAGACTTATTGGATAAAACAGTAAAGTGTTTTGCCAAAATAGACCCAAAGCTTGCCGACTACATTCGCATCATGCGAAAAATGGGTCATTTTGATGTGGAAAGTCGTAAGGGAAAAGCACCAGGTGGGTACAATTATCCATTGGAGGAGATTGGCGTTCCTTTTATTTTCATGAATGCCACAAGTACGCTGCGTGACGTGGTAACAATGGTACATGAAGGTGGACATGCGATTCATTCTTTCGAAACCAGAGATTTACCACTCAATACTTTCCGTAGCACCACTGCAGAAGTTGCGGAGGTTGCTTCTATGGCGATGGAGTTGATTTCTATGGAGCATTGGGATGTGTTCTTTGAAAATGAAGAAGATCTCAAAAGAGCCAAAATAGATCACCTGGAGGATATTATAACAGTTTTACCTTGGATTGCAACGGTAGATAAATTCCAGCATTGGCTCTACGAAAACCCAACACACAGCATAGAAGAAAGAAAGGCAGAATGGAGTAAAACCACCAAAGCATTTTCTGACGATATTACGGATTACAGCGGTTATGAGCAATACAAAGGCAGCAGCTGGCAACGTCAATTGCACATTTTTGAAGTTCCGTTTTATTATATCGAATACGGAATGGCACAACTAGGGGCAATCTCTGTCTGGAAAAACTACAAAAATGATCCCAAGAAAGGCCTAGATGCCTACTTACGTGGACTAAGACTAGGCTACACCGCCACCATAGGTGAAATCTATGAAGCCATGGATATCAAGTTTGATTTCTCAAAAGACTATATCGCTGACTTGATGGGTTTTGTGGGGGAGGAGTTAAGGAGGTTGAAGGGGTGATTATAGGACGGTAATTTTAGAGTTTTTTTGTGGTCTGTGGGGACAAAGGTGAAGGTTGTTTTTAGTATTTGTGTTAGTCTGTGTGGACAAGGGCAAGAAAATTCATTAGGCTTATATTATCAAAACAATAATAGAACTGATGTCTGTAGGATAACTGGTATATGATAGAGTCCAATTTAAAGTGAGATTAATTAAAAGCGGAAGAATATGCTTTTCCTATAGGCTTGCAGGTCGACTAAACACAAAAGTGGACTGTCATGGAACAATTCGACGTTTGTT
This portion of the Spirosomataceae bacterium TFI 002 genome encodes:
- a CDS encoding purine-nucleoside phosphorylase, whose protein sequence is MIQKLKKTQSYINKKTKDFAPQVGIILGTGLDQLVDKIDIKYELSYGDLPHFPVSTVSFHAGKLIFGYLGGKPVVCMKGRFHYYEGYSMQEVAYPVRVMKLLGIQQLLISNAAGGLNPDYKESDLMLIEDHISLLLPTNPLIGENIMGERFPDMSEPYDLEMLNIAEDIVKEHGIANVRKGVYISLTGPQLETKAEYRMIRNMGADAVGMSTVPETIVAVQMGIPAFAVSIITDICIPETLQKAEIEKIIAAAGKAEPTMTLLFEKLIEKL
- a CDS encoding oligoendopeptidase F — encoded protein: MQDLVLPTRRARKFIGEEFKLDSWEDVRPLIENLVERSIESDNELRQWFYDRSELESFLSENFAWRYIKMTGDTTSEERQKSYQFFVSEIQPHLAAYDDKLNKKALENPYLDKLTDKGFDITLRGMKKSVEIFREANIPLSTQIQTKQTEYQAATAAMTVTIDNEEMTLQKAGALLQSIDREKRQEAWEKISERRQQDVEKLDILFNELRDLRHKVAQNADFENFRDYMFAAMGRFDYTPQDCFDFHNSVAESVVPLLNKAVAERKEAMNLTSIRPWDLKVDTQGRPPLKPFKDGEDLLDKTVKCFAKIDPKLADYIRIMRKMGHFDVESRKGKAPGGYNYPLEEIGVPFIFMNATSTLRDVVTMVHEGGHAIHSFETRDLPLNTFRSTTAEVAEVASMAMELISMEHWDVFFENEEDLKRAKIDHLEDIITVLPWIATVDKFQHWLYENPTHSIEERKAEWSKTTKAFSDDITDYSGYEQYKGSSWQRQLHIFEVPFYYIEYGMAQLGAISVWKNYKNDPKKGLDAYLRGLRLGYTATIGEIYEAMDIKFDFSKDYIADLMGFVGEELRRLKG